A genomic region of Trifolium pratense cultivar HEN17-A07 linkage group LG3, ARS_RC_1.1, whole genome shotgun sequence contains the following coding sequences:
- the LOC123914461 gene encoding UPF0481 protein At3g47200-like isoform X3, with amino-acid sequence MKTMEEKEEDKSRHKRWMQTTKALLGAVRKETCQPYSIPVVPDDLRKSNESAYMPKVVSIGPRYKGKKELLPMEEIKWRCVTSLLSRTFGQDTIETCLETVIDLDATVRASYVDVIALERYELATTMVFDGCFLLELLICESKLDLEIPIPFNGISPGIEVKKMEYVVSDLMLLENQIPIFILEMLFVKLLGSSNQMREFIQNLALPLFGYAGKLMVKSTSHFLDVAYSYIEMGWMDNEIEDNEVPKQPQQLQKQPQQHLNRCATRLKAAGITILSMKNDDDINFKLTTQFDKNKGILQIPRLTITQTTEVKWRSFIAWEHHKKKLKNGSSSVADRRSICTSSALLFRDLICCSSDVQLLKDRRVIVDQTKKSNRDLVDYFHSVASGVDGGIIDHKHITMFHALSAFPTKNYATKIFILLSHYFSKLLDWCYGIYHFLKRGYNFAAAILSLLTVIQTCYAVLAYHFPKQQN; translated from the exons ATGAAGACTATGGAGGAAAAGGAGGAAGATAAAAGCAGGCACAAGAGATGGATGCAAACTACTAAAGCATTGTTAGGTGCTGTACGTAAAGAAACATGTCAACCTTATAGCATTCCCGTTGTTCCAGATGACCTTCGCAAATCGAATGAGAGTGCTTACATGCCAAAAGTTGTTTCCATTGGTCCCCGATACAAGGGTAAGAAGGAGCTATTACCAATGGAAGAGATCAAATGGCGCTGCGTTACATCTCTTCTAAGTCGAACATTTGGGCAAGATACAATTGAAACGTGTCTAGAAACAGTTATAGATTTAGATGCAACTGTTCGTGCAAGCTACGTTGATGTAATCGCATTGGAAAGGTATGAGCTGGCCACAACTATGGTATTTGATGGCTGTTTTCTTTTAGAACTTCTCATTTGTGAATCAAAGTTGGATTTAGAGATACCAATTCCATTTAATGGCATTAGTCCCGGAATAGAAGTTAAAAAGATGGAGTATGTCGTAAGTGATCTGATGCTACTGGAGAATCAAATACCAATTTTTATTCTCGAAATGTTGTTTGTAAAGCTTCTTGGTTCGTCTAACCAAATGCGTGAGTTCATACAAAATCTAGCTCTGCCTCTCTTCGGCTACGCAGGAAAATTGATGGTTAAATCCACCTCTCACTTCCTTGATGTTGCTTACTCCTACATTGAAATGGGGTGGATGGATAATGAGATAGAGGATAATGAAGTCCCAAAGCAACCTCAACAACTGCAAAAGCAACCTCAGCAACATCTGAATCGATGTGCTACGAGACTCAAAGCTGCTGGTATTACCATCCTAAGTAtgaaaaatgatgatgatataaACTTTAAACTTACCACTCAGTTCGACAAAAATAAAGGGATACTACAAATCCCAAGGCTAACTATCACGCAGACAACAGAAGTAAAATGGCGGAGTTTCATTGCATGGGAGCatcataaaaagaaattgaagaatGGTTCTTCTTCTGTTGCTGACAGGCGTAGTATATGCACTTCCTCTGCCTTGCTTTTCAGGGATTTGATATGTTGTTCAAGTGATGTTCAACTTCTCAAAGACAGGAGAGTTATAGTAGACCAAACCAAAAAGAGCAATCGAGATCTGGTGGATTATTTCCATTCAGTGGCAAGTGGAGTTGATGGTGGCATTATCGACCACAAACATATCACCATGTTTCATGCCTTGAGCGCATTTCCCACAAAAAATTACGCCACCAAAATCTTCATATTACTGAGCCATTATTTTAGCAAACTCTTAGATTGGTGCTACGGTATTTACCATTTTTTAAAGCGCGGTTACAACTTTGCTGCTGCCATACTTTCTTTACTCACTGTTATCCAGACTTGTTACGCAGTCCTCGCCTATCACTTTCCCAA acaACAGAATTAA
- the LOC123914462 gene encoding UPF0481 protein At3g47200-like — MEEREEEKSRHKRWMQTTKALLGAVRKETCQPYSISVVPDDLRKWNETAYMPKVVSIGPRYKGRKELLPMEEIKWRCVTALLSRTFGMDAIETCMKAVIDLDAAVRASYVDVITLDRYDLATTMVFDGCFLLELLICESKLDSEIPIPFNGISPGIEVKKMEYVISDLMLLENQLPIFILETLFEKLLGSSNQMREFIQNLALPLFGYSEKLMVKSTSHFLDTAYSYLEMGWMDKKIEEIEVRLSSGTTDTKLQEQHLRRCATRLKAVGITIKCLNTTDDGINFKFATQFDNKSEGILQIPKLIISKTTEVSWRNFIAWEHHKKKLKTSLSSISDRRSICTSSALIFRDLICCSSDVQLLKDTRVIEDHTNTSNGDLVAFFHSIATGVDSSIIDHKHTTIFLDLNAFPTKSYFTKIYILLRHFFSKTSDWYYRFYKFLKRGYNLAAAIVTLLTVVQTCYAVLAYHFPKQQS; from the coding sequence ATGGAGGAAAGGGAGGAAGAAAAAAGCAGGCACAAGAGATGGATGCAAACTACTAAAGCATTGTTAGGTGCTGTACGTAAAGAAACATGTCAACCTTATAGCATCTCCGTTGTTCCGGATGACCTTCGCAAATGGAATGAGACTGCTTACATGCCGAAAGTTGTTTCCATCGGTCCCCGATACAAGGGAAGGAAGGAGCTATTACCAATGGAAGAGATCAAATGGCGCTGCGTCACTGCTCTTCTTAGTCGAACATTTGGGATGGATGCTATAGAAACCTGTATGAAAGCAGTTATAGATTTAGATGCAGCTGTTCGGGCAAGCTACGTTGATGTAATCACACTGGACAGGTATGATCTGGCAACAACTATGGTATTTGATGGCTGTTTTCTGTTAGAACTTCTCATTTGTGAATCAAAGTTGGATTCAGAGATACCAATTCCATTTAATGGGATTAGTCCCGGGATAGAGGTTAAAAAGATGGAGTATGTCATAAGTGATCTGATGCTATTGGAAAATCAGTTACCAATTTTTATCCTCGAAACATTGTTTGAAAAGCTTCTTGGTTCCTCTAACCAAATGCGCGAGTTCATACAAAATCTAGCTTTGCCTCTCTTCGGCTACTCTGAGAAATTGATGGTTAAATCCACCTCTCACTTCCTTGATACTGCTTACTCCTACCTTGAAATGGGATGGATGGATAAAAAGATTGAGGAGATTGAAGTGAGGCTAAGTTCAGGCACTACTGATACCAAACTGCAAGAGCAACATCTGAGACGCTGTGCTACGAGACTCAAAGCTGTTGGTATTACTATAAAATGTCTGAATACTACTGATGACGGTATAAACTTCAAATTTGCCACTCAGTTTGACAACAAAAGTGAAGGGATACTACAAATCCCAAAACTAATAATTTCAAAGACAACAGAAGTATCATGGAGGAATTTCATTGCTTGGGAGCATCATAAGAAGAAATTGAAGACCAGTTTATCTTCTATTTCTGACAGGCGTAGTATATGCACTTCCTCTGCCTTGATTTTTAGGGATTTGATATGCTGTTCAAGTGATGTTCAACTGCTCAAAGACACGAGAGTTATAGAAGACCATACCAACACGAGCAATGGCGATCTGGTGGCTTTTTTCCATTCAATCGCAACTGGGGTTGACAGCAGCATTATCGACCACAAACACACCACCATATTTCTGGACTTGAATGCATTTCCAACAAAAAGTTACTTCACCAAAATCTACATATTATTGAGACATTTTTTTAGCAAAACTTCAGATTGGTACTACcgtttttacaaatttttaaagCGCGGTTATAACTTAGCTGCTGCCATCGTCACTTTACTCACTGTTGTCCAGACTTGTTACGCCGTCCTTGCCTATCACTTTCCCAA
- the LOC123914460 gene encoding probable disease resistance protein At4g27220, translating to MEILSSIVGTVAEHTVVPIRRQASYLIFYKGNFSMLAAHVKELEAAKERITHSVEEERRNGKKIKRDVMNWLEKVDEVIEKANQLQNDPRRANARCSAWSFPNLILRHRLSRKATKIVKDFIEVQEKGKFDRIGYYPTLDGNASSSSSKRGGENYETRELLKEKGMFDRIGYRPTLNGKAPSSSSTRGGENYETRESLKENIMKALTHHNSCNIGVYGLPGVGKTTLVYEVCQISRQQKLFDTVVTTHVTKDPDIKTIQGEIADRLGLRFVEETIFGRAHRLRQRIMMEKNILVILDDIWTQLDLKKVGIPFGNEHNGCKLLMTSRNLDVLLEMDVPKDFTFKLEPMSENETWELFQIMAGDVVKDINLQSLASQVAKQCRGLPLLVVTVARAMKHQRDVQSWKDALRRLQHDVHLTIFSALELSYDSLKSDEMRDVFLLFALFPNEKVHYFLKVAMGLDIFKGIKTVYDARNKLYSIIHSLEATCLIEIKTSGNIQMRDFIRDFAISIARRDKHIFLRKQSDEEWPPNYFLTRCTQVVLDSCVSELPQMIDSPNNKFFYLSSKKNRSLEVPDDFFKGMGSLRVLDLTFLNLTSLPTSFRFLTDLQTLCLNFCILENMVEINALQNLVILCLLGSSITKLPREIGQLTQLRMLDLSKSGIEEIPPNILSSLTKLEELYMGNTFVNWEDVSSMVQNKNASIAELRKLPNLTTLELQIRETWMLPRDMQTVFEKLERYKIAIGDVWEWRDIVNGTSKTLMLKLGTNIHLEHGIKALIKGVENLYLDDVGGIQNVVYQLNVEGFPLLKHLHVQNNANMKHIVDSQERNQIHVFFPSLETLVLHNLKNLEHIWNKIWNYDHHSMCNLTSLIVESCGGLKYLFLSTMVGSFKNLKHLEISDCPLMEEIIAKEERNNEIVEESNSHCLDNKCVGSMFPKLEVLNIEGCPLFECIFPFLFVQDVPVLQKIRIRRCDRLKYIFGQYQHEEFRSLKQLELCQIPNFINNLISLSEKGSSSTSNHGSNKAQLQLDLDPVKYNIFSWDTTTTTIPLLDGHYSESNSYCVNIWERVQCLQIPSNILYNIKKMELSQFSKMESVFIPSIASRMLLETLTIRNCDELKNIIDFGDYESGSNNWGDVFPNMKELYIEDCPKMDYIFGHDTNDHQNHVEIQLQLQLLELKCLSLCNLPSLVAMCPKHYRIRFPPLAKLELNKCSPAAIKSMSNFIIDPVSESLNSTIIKGIEIIEEAST from the exons ATGGAAATTCTATCTTCTATTGTTGGAACAGTAGCAGAACATACTGTTGTGCCTATTAGACGTCAAGCAAGTTACTTGATATTCTACAAAGGCAATTTCAGTATGCTAGCGGCTCATGTTAAAGAACTTGAGGCTGCAAAAGAAAGAATAACCCATTCCGTTGAAGAAGAACGGAGAAACGGTAAAAAGATTAAGAGAGATGTGATGAACTGGTTAGAGAAAGTGGATGAGGTCATTGAAAAGGCAAATCAGCTTCAAAACGATCCTCGTCGTGCCAACGCTAGGTGCTCAGCATGGTCGTTCCCCAATTTGATTTTGCGTCATCGACTAAGTAGGAAGGCCACAAAAATTGTTAAAGATTTTATTGAAGTTCAAGAAAAAGGGAAGTTTGATCGAATTGGTTACTATCCTACCCTAGATGGAAAcgcctcctcctcctcctcaaaAAGAGGTGGTGAAAATTATGAGACAAGGGAATTACTTAAAGAAAAAGGGATGTTTGATCGAATTGGTTACCGTCCTACCCTAAATGGAAAAGCACCCTCCTCCTCCTCAACAAGAGGTGGTGAAAATTATGAGACAAGGGAATCACTTAAAGAGAACATTATGAAGGCACTAACGCACCATAATTCATGCAACATTGGGGTCTATGGGTTGCCTGGGGTGGGTAAGACCACTCTGGTATATGAAGTTTGTCAAATATCTCGGCAACAGAAATTGTTTGATACAGTTGTTACAACGCATGTAACTAAAGATCCAGACATTAAAACAATTCAAGGGGAGATTGCAGATAGGTTGGGTCTACGATTCGTTGAGGAGACTATTTTTGGCAGAGCACATCGCCTGAGACAAAGAATCATGATGGAAAAAAATATCCTTGTCATTCTAGATGATATATGGACCCAACTTGATTTGAAAAAAGTTGGAATTCCATTTGGTAATGAACATAATGGTTGCAAGTTGTTGATGACATCTAGAAATCTAGATGTGTTGCTAGAAATGGATGTTCCAAAGGATTTCACTTTCAAACTTGAACCTATGAGTGAAAATGAGACATGGgaattgtttcaaattatggCTGGGGATGTCGTTAAAGATATCAATTTGCAAAGTTTAGCAAGTCAAGTTGCCAAACAATGTAGAGGTTTGCCTCTTCTAGTAGTGACGGTAGCTCGAGCAATGAAACATCAGAGGGATGTTCAATCTTGGAAAGATGCATTAAGGAGATTACAACATGATGTTCATCTTACAATTTTTTCTGCTTTGGAATTAAGTTACGACTCATTGAAAAGTGATGAAATGAGGGATGTCTTCTTGCTTTTTGCATTATTTCCAAACGAAAAGGTACATTACTTTCTAAAAGTTGCAATGGGTTTGGATATATTTAAGGGTATTAAGACCGTGTATGATGctagaaataaactttattcaATAATCCATTCTTTGGAGGCGACTTGTTTGATTGAAATTAAAACAAGTGGAAATATCCAAATGCGTGACTTTATTCGTGATTTTGCTATCTCCATAGCACGTAGGGACAAACATATATTTCTAAGAAAACAATCAGATGAGGAATGGCCACCCAACTATTTTTTAACAAGGTGCACGCAGGTTGTTCTAGATAGTTGTGTGTCCGAGCTTCCTCAAATGATTGACAGTCCAAACAATAAGTTTTTCTATTTGAGCAGTAAGAAGAACCGTTCTTTAGAAGTTCCTGATGATTTTTTTAAGGGTATGGGAAGCCTTAGAGTCCTAGATTTAACATTTCTGAACTTGACTTCATTACCTACTTCCTTTCGGTTCCTAACCGACCTTCAAacattgtgtttgaatttttgcATTTTGGAAAACATGGTTGAAATAAATGCATTGCAAAATTTAGTAATTCTTTGCCTTTTGGGTTCTTCAATCACCAAGTTGCCAAGAGAAATAGGGCAATTGACTCAATTAAGAATGCTTGACTTGAGCAAATCAGGAATAGAAGAAATTCCACCCAACATTTTATCAAGTTTGACTAAACTGGAGGAGTTGTACATGGGCAATACCTTTGTTAATTGGGAAGATGTGAGTTCAATGGTTCAAAACAAAAATGCTAGCATTGCTGAGCTTCGAAAACTACCCAACTTGACTACTCTAGAATTACAAATTCGCGAGACTTGGATGTTGCCAAGGGACATGCAGACGGTGTTTGAGAAGTTGGAAAGATATAAAATAGCTATTGGTGATGTATGGGAATGGCGTGACATTGTGAATGGAACCTCAAAAACATTGATGCTCAAACTTGGGACTAACATACATTTGGAGCACGGAATAAAGGCATTGATTAAGGGTGTTGAGAATTTGTACTTGGATGATGTAGGTGGAATTCAAAATGTGGTTTATCAACTAAATGTAGAAGGATTTCCGTTGCTGAAACATCTCCACGTCCAAAATAATGCAAACATGAAACATATTGTTGACTCTCAAGAGAGGAATCAAATCCATGTGTTCTTTCCCTCGTTGGAAACACTAGTACTTCATAATCTTAAAAACTTGGAGCATATATGGAATAAAATTTGGAATTACGATCATCATTCTATGTGCAACTTAACTAGCTTGATTGTGGAGAGTTGTGGTGGATTGAAGTACTTATTCTTGTCTACTATGGTTGGAAGTTTTAAGAACCTCAAACACCTTGAAATAAGTGATTGTCCTTTGATGGAGGAGATAATAGCCAAAGAAGAGAGAAACAATGAAATAGTAGAG GAATCAAATTCACATTGCCTTGATAACAAATGTGTTGGCTCAATGTTTCCAAAGCTAGAAGTTCTTAATATTGAGGGATGCCCCTTATTTGAATGTATATTTCCTTTCCTCTTTGTTCAAGACGTTCCAGTACTGCAAAAAATCAGAATTAGAAGATGTGATCGATTGAAATACATATTTGGCCAATACCAACATGAGGAATTTAGGTCACTGAAACAATTGGAGCTCTGTCAAATACCAAATTTCATTAATAATCTCATATCCTTGTCTGAGAAGGGGTCATCTTCCACTTCCAATCATGGTTCCAACAAGGCACAGTTACAATTGGATTTGGACCCTGTGAAATACAATATCTTCTCTTGGGATACCACAACTACTACAATCCCATTGCTTGATGGGCACTACTCA GAATCAAATTCATATTGCGTTAACATATGGGAGCGAGTTCAATGTCTTCAAATACCATCAAATATCCTTTACAATATTAAAAAGATGGAACTGTCTCAATTTTCCAAGATGGAATCGGTATTTATTCCATCTATTGCTTCAAGAATGTTGTTGGAAACTTTGACAATAAGGAACTGTGATGAATTGAAGAACATAATAGACTTTGGAGATTATGAAAGTGGTAGCAATAATTGGGGCGATGTCTTCCCAAATATGAAAGAGCTCTACATTGAAGATTGCCCAAAAATGGATTACATATTTGGACACGACACCAATGATCATCAAAACCACGTGGAGATTCAGCTTCAACTTCAACTTCTAGAGTTGAAATGTCTAAGTCTTTGCAATCTGCCAAGTTTAGTCGCCATGTGTCCCAAACATTATCGAATAAGATTTCCTCCTTTGGCGAAACTTGAACTCAACAAATGTTCCCCGGCTGCTATCAAATCTATGAGTAATTTCATAATTGATCCAGTTTCAGAATCTCTGAACAGTACAATCATAAAG GGTATCGAGATAATTGAAGAGGCTTCTACTTGA
- the LOC123914466 gene encoding uncharacterized protein LOC123914466 — protein sequence MSTISGTNIYCSKTKCISPVLFVFFINAGIVLYYKLKYDFNFKQGIEIIEETCTSETRNEPPRQLVADLKQKGIKLSVEDITTSSLPTAKTITSSPDDDWDGQISIPSKMAMIEPLANQYVVNDEDWDETMIS from the exons ATGAGTACCATTTCAGGAACAAATATATATTGCTCCAAAACCAAATGCATTTCCCCTGTTTTGTTTGTATTCTTTATCAATGCAGGAATTGTATTGTACTACAAacttaaatatgattttaattttaagcaGGGTATCGAGATAATTGAAGAGACTTGTACTTCAGAAACAAGAAATGAACCACCTAGACAATTAGTTGCTGATCTTAAACAAAAG GGTATCAAGTTAAGTGTTGAAGATATAACTACATCATCACTGCCTACTGCCAAAACAATAACATCTTCACCG GATGATGATTGGGACGGACAAATAAGCATACCTTCTAAAATGGCCATGATAGAGCCTCTTGCCAATCAATATGTTGTTAATGACGAAGACTGGGATGAAACTA TGATCTCATGA
- the LOC123914461 gene encoding UPF0481 protein At3g47200-like isoform X2 — MKTMEEKEEDKSRHKRWMQTTKALLGAVRKETCQPYSIPVVPDDLRKSNESAYMPKVVSIGPRYKGKKELLPMEEIKWRCVTSLLSRTFGQDTIETCLETVIDLDATVRASYVDVIALERYELATTMVFDGCFLLELLICESKLDLEIPIPFNGISPGIEVKKMEYVVSDLMLLENQIPIFILEMLFVKLLGSSNQMREFIQNLALPLFGYAGKLMVKSTSHFLDVAYSYIEMGWMDNEIEDNEVPKQPQQLQKQPQQHLNRCATRLKAAGITILSMKNDDDINFKLTTQFDKNKGILQIPRLTITQTTEVKWRSFIAWEHHKKKLKNGSSSVADRRSICTSSALLFRDLICCSSDVQLLKDRRVIVDQTKKSNRDLVDYFHSVASGVDGGIIDHKHITMFHALSAFPTKNYATKIFILLSHYFSKLLDWCYGIYHFLKRGYNFAAAILSLLTVIQTCYAVLAYHFPKIKHE; from the exons ATGAAGACTATGGAGGAAAAGGAGGAAGATAAAAGCAGGCACAAGAGATGGATGCAAACTACTAAAGCATTGTTAGGTGCTGTACGTAAAGAAACATGTCAACCTTATAGCATTCCCGTTGTTCCAGATGACCTTCGCAAATCGAATGAGAGTGCTTACATGCCAAAAGTTGTTTCCATTGGTCCCCGATACAAGGGTAAGAAGGAGCTATTACCAATGGAAGAGATCAAATGGCGCTGCGTTACATCTCTTCTAAGTCGAACATTTGGGCAAGATACAATTGAAACGTGTCTAGAAACAGTTATAGATTTAGATGCAACTGTTCGTGCAAGCTACGTTGATGTAATCGCATTGGAAAGGTATGAGCTGGCCACAACTATGGTATTTGATGGCTGTTTTCTTTTAGAACTTCTCATTTGTGAATCAAAGTTGGATTTAGAGATACCAATTCCATTTAATGGCATTAGTCCCGGAATAGAAGTTAAAAAGATGGAGTATGTCGTAAGTGATCTGATGCTACTGGAGAATCAAATACCAATTTTTATTCTCGAAATGTTGTTTGTAAAGCTTCTTGGTTCGTCTAACCAAATGCGTGAGTTCATACAAAATCTAGCTCTGCCTCTCTTCGGCTACGCAGGAAAATTGATGGTTAAATCCACCTCTCACTTCCTTGATGTTGCTTACTCCTACATTGAAATGGGGTGGATGGATAATGAGATAGAGGATAATGAAGTCCCAAAGCAACCTCAACAACTGCAAAAGCAACCTCAGCAACATCTGAATCGATGTGCTACGAGACTCAAAGCTGCTGGTATTACCATCCTAAGTAtgaaaaatgatgatgatataaACTTTAAACTTACCACTCAGTTCGACAAAAATAAAGGGATACTACAAATCCCAAGGCTAACTATCACGCAGACAACAGAAGTAAAATGGCGGAGTTTCATTGCATGGGAGCatcataaaaagaaattgaagaatGGTTCTTCTTCTGTTGCTGACAGGCGTAGTATATGCACTTCCTCTGCCTTGCTTTTCAGGGATTTGATATGTTGTTCAAGTGATGTTCAACTTCTCAAAGACAGGAGAGTTATAGTAGACCAAACCAAAAAGAGCAATCGAGATCTGGTGGATTATTTCCATTCAGTGGCAAGTGGAGTTGATGGTGGCATTATCGACCACAAACATATCACCATGTTTCATGCCTTGAGCGCATTTCCCACAAAAAATTACGCCACCAAAATCTTCATATTACTGAGCCATTATTTTAGCAAACTCTTAGATTGGTGCTACGGTATTTACCATTTTTTAAAGCGCGGTTACAACTTTGCTGCTGCCATACTTTCTTTACTCACTGTTATCCAGACTTGTTACGCAGTCCTCGCCTATCACTTTCCCAA AATTAAACACGAGTGA